A region from the Malus domestica chromosome 07, GDT2T_hap1 genome encodes:
- the LOC103439373 gene encoding protein KINESIN LIGHT CHAIN-RELATED 1-like isoform X2 gives MPGLVSPKNSPLGAPSPPIFVPDPTHRTEHSNGTKTPSLTTTRTRAAIKGALEKLLIDETSLDNPDLGPFLLKLARDTIGSGENPNKALNYAIRASKSFERCSGPGLDLAMSMHVVAAIYCNLGRFEEAVRVLEQSIEVSDPENGADHALAKFSGYMQLGDTYSMMGQLEQSILCYGSGLKIQKETLGESDPRVAETCRYLAEAHVQVMQFDEAEHYCKKMLEIRREHNPPASVEEAADRRLMALIYEAKGDSESALEHLVLASMIMIAKGQDNEVATIDMGIGNIYLSLCRFDDAVFSYQKALTVLKSMGGENHPSVASVFIRLADLYYKTGKLRESKSYCENALRIYAKPSPGITSEELASGLTEIAAIYEAVNEPEEALTLLQKAMKSLDDTPAQRSTIAGIEAQMGVMFYMVGRYVEAWRSFESALSKLRASGERKSAYFGVVLNQMGLASVQLYKLDEAAQLFEEAKEILEQESGLCHPDTLGVYSNLAATYDAMGRSCYS, from the exons ATGCCAGGCTTAGTCTCACCCAAAAACTCGCCTCTTGGAGCACCATCGCCTCCTATTTTTGTACCCGACCCGACCCACAGAACAGAGCACTCCAATGGCACCAAAACCCCATCACTTACGACCACACGGACCAGAGCCGCCATAAAAGGGGCCCTAGAGAAGCTACTCATCGACGAGACCTCGCTCGACAACCCGGATCTGGGTCCCTTTTTGCTGAAACTCGCCCGGGACACTATCGGTTCGGGTGAGAACCCGAACAAGGCCTTGAACTACGCCATTCGAGCGTCCAAGTCATTTGAGCGGTGTTCGGGTCCTGGTCTTGACCTGGCTATGAGCATGCACGTAGTGGCGGCAATATATTGTAATTTGGGCCGGTTTGAGGAGGCGGTTCGGGTCTTGGAACAGTCCATTGAGGTGTCGGACCCGGAAAATGGAGCGGATCATGCTCTGGCAAAGTTCTCGGGGTACATGCAGCTGGGTGACACGTATTCGATGATGGGACAGCTTGAGCAGTCTATTTTATGTTACGGGTCGGGTTTGAAGATCCAAAAGGAGACTCTTGGTGAGTCGGATCCGAGAGTTGCAGAAACGTGCAG GTACCTAGCAGAAGCCCACGTCCAAGTAATGCAATTTGATGAGGCAGAGCACTACTGTAAGAAGATGCTTGAAATTCGCAGGGAGCATAACCCGCCTGCGTCTGTTGAAGAGGCTGCTGACCGGCGCCTCATGGCTCTCATTTACGAGGCAAAAGGAGATTCCGAATCTGCACTCGAGCACCTTGTCCTTGCAAGCATGATAATGATTGCCAAGGGACAGGACAATGAGGTTGCCACTATTGACATGGGCATTGGCAATATTTACTTGTCTCTTTGCCGCTTTGATGACGCTGTTTTCTCCTACCAGAAGGCACTTACTGTCTTGAAATCCATGGGGGGCGAAAATCACCCTTCAGTAGCATCAGTCTTTATTCGCCTTGCTGACCTGTATTACAAGACAGGGAAGTTAAGAGAGTCTAAATCCTACTGTGAGAATGCTTTGAGGATATATGCGAAACCTTCGCCTGGAATCACATCTGAGGAACTGGCTAGCGGTTTGACTGAAATCGCAGCCATCTATGAAGCTGTCAATGAGCCTGAGGAGGCACTGACTCTCTTGCAGAAGGCAATGAAGTCATTAGATGATACACCTGCACAGAGGAGCACTATCGCAGGAATAGAAGCACAGATGGGTGTTATGTTCTACATGGTCGGGAGGTATGTGGAGGCTTGGAGGTCTTTTGAGAGTGCTCTATCAAAGCTTCGGGCTAGCGGGGAGAGGAAATCCGCCTATTTTGGTGTTGTGTTGAACCAGATGGGGTTGGCTAGTGTGCAGTTGTACAAGTTAGATGAGGCCGCTCAACTTTTTGAAGAAGCAAAGGAGATACTGGAGCAGGAGAGTGGCCTTTGTCATCCCGATACGCTTGGAGTATACAGCAACCTTGCAGCAACTTATGATGCCATGGGAAG